In Acyrthosiphon pisum isolate AL4f unplaced genomic scaffold, pea_aphid_22Mar2018_4r6ur Scaffold_21267;HRSCAF=23472, whole genome shotgun sequence, a genomic segment contains:
- the LOC115034848 gene encoding protein ALP1-like — MEPELVDVVLSVCGVLAQECANQIISNLKNKRKIWVRDWVARRNILGGSNTLLTELRVEDRPGLMNYMRMSDGHFNILLKKLETRIQKQDTFFREAITAKTKLEITLRFLATGESYSSLQYFFRVPKCTISLFVPDVCTEIYNVLENFIKCPSSVEEWNEIGKNFGLRWNCPDCYGAIDGKHVVIKAPANSGSEFFNYKGSFSIVLLAVVDHDYCFRYLDVGANGRCSDGGIFRNSSLKLAIENDFLNLPENGYFVADDAFPLTKYMMKPYSRRKLSKEHYIFNYRLSRARRIVENAFGILAHRFQIYLKPIQLQPSKVEEIVKATCALHNWLRITSGSTYMPPGSYDEELAGSTTVRMGSWHSQIQPTGLVEAPPLRFGQNYPRSAIEKRELLCKYFNEEEPWQENIFDV; from the exons ATGGAACCAGAACTGGTAGACGTAGTGTTATCAGTCTGCGGAGTTTTAGCTCAAGAGTGTGCAAACCAAATTATTtctaatcttaaaaataaaagaaaaatatgggTGCGAGATTGGGTTGCCAGGCGAAATATTTTAGGTGGATCAAATACGTTATTAACGGAGCTCCGAGTGGAAGACAGACCAGGTCTCATGAACTATATGAGGATGAGTGAtggtcattttaatattttactaaaaaaattggaaacccgTATTCAAAAACAGGACACATTTTTTCGAGAAGCAATAACAGCTAAGACAAAGCTGGAAATCACATTAAGATTTCTCGCTACTGGAGAGTCGTATTCGTCACTACAGTACTTTTTTCGAGTGCCCAAATGTACCATAAGTTTGTTTGTACCTGATGTTTGTACAGAAATCTATAATGTTTTGGAAAATTTCAtaaag TGTCCATCAAGTGTTGAAGAATGGAATGAAATAGGAAAAAATTTTGGTTTAAGATGGAACTGTCCTGATTGTTATGGAGCAATAGACGGAAAGCATGTAGTAATAAAAGCACCAGCTAATAGTGGAtctgaattttttaattataaaggatCATTTAGCATAGTATTATTAGCTGTTGTTGATCATGATTATTGCTTTCGCTACTTAGATGTTGGTGCAAATGGAAGATGTTCCGATGGAGGAATATTTCGAAACTCTTCATTAAAGTTAGctattgaaaatgattttttaaatttaccagAAAATGGTTATTTTGTTGCCGATGATGCCTTCCCGTTAACGAAATATATGATGAAACCATATTCCAGGAGAAAATTGTCAAAAGAACATTACATATTTAACTATAGACTATCAAGAGCGCGTCGTATAGTCGAAAATGCTTTTGGGATATTGGCACAtagatttcaaatttatttgaaaccaaTACAACTTCAACCAAGTAAAGTCGAAGAAATTGTTAAAGCAACATGTGCTCTACATAATTGGTTGCGCATCACATCGGGGTCAACATATATGCCTCCGGGATCATATGATGAAGAATTGGCGGGAAGTACAACAGTTCGAATGGGTTCTTGGCATTCTCAAATACAACCTACAGGTTTAGTTGAAGCTCCACCATTAAGATTTGGGCAAAATTATCCGAGAAGTGCGATTGAAAAACGAGAgcttttatgtaaatatttcaacGAAGAAGAACCATGGcaagaaaatattttcgatgtgtaa